One window from the genome of Salvia miltiorrhiza cultivar Shanhuang (shh) chromosome 7, IMPLAD_Smil_shh, whole genome shotgun sequence encodes:
- the LOC130992132 gene encoding MLO-like protein 1 isoform X2, translating to MAGGEGEGTSLEFTPTWVVAAVCTVIVAISLAVERFIHYTGKYLKKKKQKPLYEAVQKVKEELMLLGFISLMMTVFQARIVKICVNPGVMDDFLPCSLSVRPSSGGEGSNATHSAPEVSGAHRRLLAEEAAVGGYCAAKNKVPMLSLEALHHLHIFIFVLAIVHVTFSVLTIVFGGAKIRQWKHWEDSISKDSFDLDHALKHKVTRVQDHDFIKKRFLGVGKNSAILGWLHSFFKQFYASVTKSDYAALRLGFITTHCRGNPKFNFHKYMIRALEDDFKIVVGISWYLWVFVVVFLLLNVNGWHTYFWIAFVPFFLLLAVGTKLEHVISELAHEVAEKHIAIEGELVVRPSDDHFWFSRPQIVLVLIHFILFQNAFEIAFFFWIWVQYGFDSCIMGHVRYIVPRLIIGVFIQVLCSYSTLPLYALVTQMGTNFKKSIFDEHVQAGLIGWAQKVKGKKGLRGALGGGSTEGGSHEGSSTGVQMAGFGRRAATPPPPPPPPPNEVQPANDS from the exons ATGGCTGGCGGGGAAGGAGAAGGGACCAGCTTGGAGTTCACTCCGACGTGGGTGGTCGCCGCCGTGTGCACGGTTATCGTCGCCATTTCTCTCGCCGTTGAACGCTTCATTCACTACACTGGAAAG tatttgaagaaaaagaaacaaaagcCACTCTATGAAGCTGTACAGAAAGTTAAAGAAG AACTGATGCTGCTGGGGTTCATATCTCTTATGATGACTGTATTTCAAGCCCGTATAGTGAAGATCTGTGTGAATCCTGGTGTCATGGATGACTTCCTGCCGTGTTCACTGTCGGTGAGACCTTCCTCCGGTGGTGAAGGTTCCAACGCGACTCACAGTGCCCCCGAAGTAAGTGGGGCTCACCGGCGCCTGCTAGCCGAAGAAGCTGCTGTAGGTGGTTACTGTGCTGCAAAG AATAAAGTTCCGATGTTATCTCTGGAAGCATTGCATCATTTACACATCTTCATCTTTGTTCTAGCAATTGTCCACGTCACATTTTCTGTCCTCACTATTGTATTTGGAGGGGCAAAG ATACGGCAATGGAAGCATTGGGAAGACTCTATATCCAAAGATAGTTTTGATTTGGATCATG CTCTGAAACACAAGGTCACACGTGTTCAAGATCATGATTTCATCAAGAAGCGATTTTTGGGTGTGGGTAAAAATTCAGCCATTCTGGGATGGTTG CATTCCTTCTTTAAGCAATTTTATGCTTCTGTCACCAAGTCAGATTATGCAGCTCTTCGACTAGGTTTCATAACG ACACATTGTCGAGGGAATCCAAAATTTAATTTCCACAAGTACATGATTCGTGCTTTGGAAGATGACTTCAAGATTGTCGTTGGCATCAG TTGGTATTTGTGGGTCTTTGTCGTCGTGTTCCTGCTGTTGAACGTTAACG GTTGGCATACTTACTTTTGGATTGCGTTCGTTCCCTTTTTC CTTCTGCTTGCTGTTGGCACCAAGCTGGAGCATGTGATTAGTGAGCTCGCCCACGAAGTTGCTGAAAAGCACATTGCTATCGAAGGTGAACTGGTTGTACGGCCATCTGACGATCATTTTTGGTTCAGTCGACCGCAGATTGTCCTTGTCTTGATCCATTTCATTCTTTTCCAAAATGCATTTGAGATAGCATTTTTCTTCTGGATTTGG GTTCAATATGGTTTCGACTCGTGCATAATGGGACATGTCCGGTATATCGTTCCAAGGCTCATCATCGG TGTATTCATTCAGGTTCTCTGCAGCTACAGCACGTTGCCGCTGTATGCTCTCGTCACACAG ATGGGAACGAACTTCAAGAAGTCGATCTTTGATGAGCACGTGCAAGCCGGCCTCATTGGTTGGGCGCAGAAGGTCAAGGGAAAGAAGGGATTGAGAGGCGCGCTTGGTGGTGGCTCAACTGAAGGAGGTTCACACGAGGGCTCGTCAACGGGAGTTCAGATGGCCGGCTTTGGCCGTAGGGCGGccactccgccgccgccgccgccaccaccacctaACGAAGTTCAGCCTGCTAATGACTCGTAA
- the LOC130992132 gene encoding MLO-like protein 1 isoform X1 — protein sequence MAGGEGEGTSLEFTPTWVVAAVCTVIVAISLAVERFIHYTGKNQCLRKNVQYLKKKKQKPLYEAVQKVKEELMLLGFISLMMTVFQARIVKICVNPGVMDDFLPCSLSVRPSSGGEGSNATHSAPEVSGAHRRLLAEEAAVGGYCAAKNKVPMLSLEALHHLHIFIFVLAIVHVTFSVLTIVFGGAKIRQWKHWEDSISKDSFDLDHALKHKVTRVQDHDFIKKRFLGVGKNSAILGWLHSFFKQFYASVTKSDYAALRLGFITTHCRGNPKFNFHKYMIRALEDDFKIVVGISWYLWVFVVVFLLLNVNGWHTYFWIAFVPFFLLLAVGTKLEHVISELAHEVAEKHIAIEGELVVRPSDDHFWFSRPQIVLVLIHFILFQNAFEIAFFFWIWVQYGFDSCIMGHVRYIVPRLIIGVFIQVLCSYSTLPLYALVTQMGTNFKKSIFDEHVQAGLIGWAQKVKGKKGLRGALGGGSTEGGSHEGSSTGVQMAGFGRRAATPPPPPPPPPNEVQPANDS from the exons ATGGCTGGCGGGGAAGGAGAAGGGACCAGCTTGGAGTTCACTCCGACGTGGGTGGTCGCCGCCGTGTGCACGGTTATCGTCGCCATTTCTCTCGCCGTTGAACGCTTCATTCACTACACTGGAAAG AATCAATGCTTGCGAAAAAATGTGCAGtatttgaagaaaaagaaacaaaagcCACTCTATGAAGCTGTACAGAAAGTTAAAGAAG AACTGATGCTGCTGGGGTTCATATCTCTTATGATGACTGTATTTCAAGCCCGTATAGTGAAGATCTGTGTGAATCCTGGTGTCATGGATGACTTCCTGCCGTGTTCACTGTCGGTGAGACCTTCCTCCGGTGGTGAAGGTTCCAACGCGACTCACAGTGCCCCCGAAGTAAGTGGGGCTCACCGGCGCCTGCTAGCCGAAGAAGCTGCTGTAGGTGGTTACTGTGCTGCAAAG AATAAAGTTCCGATGTTATCTCTGGAAGCATTGCATCATTTACACATCTTCATCTTTGTTCTAGCAATTGTCCACGTCACATTTTCTGTCCTCACTATTGTATTTGGAGGGGCAAAG ATACGGCAATGGAAGCATTGGGAAGACTCTATATCCAAAGATAGTTTTGATTTGGATCATG CTCTGAAACACAAGGTCACACGTGTTCAAGATCATGATTTCATCAAGAAGCGATTTTTGGGTGTGGGTAAAAATTCAGCCATTCTGGGATGGTTG CATTCCTTCTTTAAGCAATTTTATGCTTCTGTCACCAAGTCAGATTATGCAGCTCTTCGACTAGGTTTCATAACG ACACATTGTCGAGGGAATCCAAAATTTAATTTCCACAAGTACATGATTCGTGCTTTGGAAGATGACTTCAAGATTGTCGTTGGCATCAG TTGGTATTTGTGGGTCTTTGTCGTCGTGTTCCTGCTGTTGAACGTTAACG GTTGGCATACTTACTTTTGGATTGCGTTCGTTCCCTTTTTC CTTCTGCTTGCTGTTGGCACCAAGCTGGAGCATGTGATTAGTGAGCTCGCCCACGAAGTTGCTGAAAAGCACATTGCTATCGAAGGTGAACTGGTTGTACGGCCATCTGACGATCATTTTTGGTTCAGTCGACCGCAGATTGTCCTTGTCTTGATCCATTTCATTCTTTTCCAAAATGCATTTGAGATAGCATTTTTCTTCTGGATTTGG GTTCAATATGGTTTCGACTCGTGCATAATGGGACATGTCCGGTATATCGTTCCAAGGCTCATCATCGG TGTATTCATTCAGGTTCTCTGCAGCTACAGCACGTTGCCGCTGTATGCTCTCGTCACACAG ATGGGAACGAACTTCAAGAAGTCGATCTTTGATGAGCACGTGCAAGCCGGCCTCATTGGTTGGGCGCAGAAGGTCAAGGGAAAGAAGGGATTGAGAGGCGCGCTTGGTGGTGGCTCAACTGAAGGAGGTTCACACGAGGGCTCGTCAACGGGAGTTCAGATGGCCGGCTTTGGCCGTAGGGCGGccactccgccgccgccgccgccaccaccacctaACGAAGTTCAGCCTGCTAATGACTCGTAA
- the LOC130992106 gene encoding auxilin-related protein 2-like isoform X2 encodes MDDLDVLARDFGLGARGKSNPMRSTAPDRRSIDDPFIGNVFGGQPKYASSSNFGSINNQGDFDYDSIFKSSAATEPLKNSNSNVSSMPVYDKPVYDDDIFDGLPGLKSKSPAPSVKFDDDVFVAMSSPSTGNSRNREYDDLLGNLGRKEKVAEENISSGAKSSSSSKGYDDFLAGFGSSNSSVRDRPVPESRWGSMPTSGSKNGLDDPFVVLESSSTPQSSSTVSKDPLEEFSNLSKSRSSRAEVSSGSRGAFDDLDSFSTFAKSASLSTGRDKREKDGSPSRSETPEPATAREPMDNSYFGYSESNNMNRVPVDEEPPLFDVPNVSTGFQKSSGQTSSPPQYYETVSEVDMTPTTGQGNRPDEVWLTVSEIPLFTQPTAAPPPSRPPPPIPRQASMSETGSFSSSSRKKGDEFLSSSNYNQHSQTRPSAKGPPVSQFDELEDFAKGRSHNSVDESANLHHSTETNDFSTADASAAAMKDAMDKAEAKFRHAKEVREREYAKAARNREPGPIENDEQDRQEEFKESQERLERERRQKEEEEREQRRLERERLRETEREKARQAVERATREARERAAAEARERATAEARLKSERAAVEKANAEARGRAERAAVQRAQAEARERAAAEAKGRAEKAAAEARERAAAEAKEKEAREKSAAARAEAEARRRAERAAVERAAAEARERAAAEARERAASAAKMNQQKNDNDLESFFSMGRASSAPRARSSSTDPFFDQQFPGKGESEAARRTPSSTGASSNLKKASSTTNFVDDLSSIFGAPASGEFPEVEGENEERRRARMERHQRTQERAAKALAEKNQRDLQAQREQEERHRIAETLDFEIKRWAAGKETNLRALLSTLQYVLWPECGWQPVSLTDLITGASVKKVYRKATLCIHPDKVQQKGATLQQKYIAEKVFDLLKEAWNKFNSEELF; translated from the exons ATGGACGATCTGGATGTGCTCGCCCGCGATTTTGGGCTGGGGGCTCGCGGGAAATCCAATCCGATGAGGTCTACTGCGCCGGATCGTCGATCAATAGACGATCCGTTTATCGGCAACGTATTCGGTGGTCAGCCAAAGTACGCGTCCAGCTCAAACTTCGGCAGCATTAACAATCAGGGAGATTTCGATTATGATTCAATTTTCAAATCATCTGCTGCGACTGAACCATTGAAAAATAGTAATAGCAATGTATCGTCGATGCCGGTGTATGATAAGCCGGTATACGACGACGATATATTTGATGGGCTGCCCGGGTTGAAGAGCAAATCCCCGGCTCCTTCCGTGAAGTTTGACGATGACGTGTTTGTGGCCATGTCGTCGCCTTCAACGGGCAATAGTCGAAATAGGGAATATGATGATTTGTTGGGGAATTTGGGGAGGAAGGAAAAAGTGGCGGAGGAAAACATTAGTAGTGGTGCTAAAAGCAGCTCAAGTTCGAAGGGCTATGATGATTTCTTAGCCGGGTTTGGGAGTAGCAATTCCTCTGTTAGAGACAG ACCAGTACCAGAGTCAAGGTGGGGTTCTATGCCAACTTCTGGCTCGAAAAATGGCCTAGATGATCCTTTTGTAGTTCTGGAGTCAAGTTCGACACCACAGTCATCATCCACAGTATCTAAAGATCCTCTGGAAGAATTTAGTAACCTTAGTAAATCTAGGAGCTCGAGGGCTGAAGTTTCATCTGGTAGTCGAGGAGCATTTGATGACTTAGATTCCTTCAGCACATTTGCAAAATCTGCATCACTTTCCACTGGAAGGGATAAAAGAGAGAAGGATGGGAGTCCTTCTCGATCTGAAACACCCGAACCTGCTACTGCCAGAGAACCGATGGACAATTCTTATTTTGGATATTCGGAGAGCAATAACATGAACAGGGTTCCTGTAGATGAGGAACCTCCCCTGTTTGACGTGCCAAATGTTTCTACAGGTTTTCAGAAATCTTCTGGGCAAACTTCTTCTCCTCCCCAATATTATGAAACTGTCTCAGAGGTCGATATGACTCCTACAACAGGACAAGGAAATAGGCCTGATGAAGTATGGCTGACTGTATCAGAGATTCCTCTTTTTACACAACCCACTGCAGCTCCACCACCATCACGACCTCCTCCACCCATACCTCGACAAGCTTCAATGTCAGAAACAGGTTCCTTTTCTTCCAGTTCTCGAAAGAAGGGTGATGAGTTTTTATCATCATCAAATTATAATCAACACTCCCAAACCAGGCCTTCAGCCAAGGGCCCTCCTGTTTCACAGTTTGATGAGCTTGAGGACTTTGCCAAGGGTAGGTCACATAACAGTGTTGATGAAAGTGCCAATCTTCATCACAGTACAGAGACCAATGATTTCTCTACAGCTGATGCATCTGCTGCTGCTATGAAGGATGCTATGGACAAAGCAGAGGCTAAATTCAGACATGCTAAGGAAGTCCGTGAAAGAGAATATGCAAAAGCTGCTAGAAATAGAGAACCTGGGCCAATTGAAAATGATGAACAAGACAGGCAGGAGGAATTTAAGGAAAGCCAGGAGAGATTAGAACGTGAGAGGAGACAgaaagaagaggaagaaaggGAGCAAAGGAGACTTGAAAGGGAGAGATTAAGAGAGACTGAGAGGGAGAAGGCTAGACAAGCTGTAGAAAGAGCTACAAGGGAAGCTCGTGAAAGAGCAGCTGCTGAGGCACGTGAAAGAGCGACTGCTGAAGCTCGATTAAAATCTGAAAGGGCTGCTGTTGAGAAGGCAAATGCTGAAGCCCGAGGACGTGCGGAAAGAGCAGCAGTTCAGAGGGCACAAGCTGAAGCCCGCGAAAGAGCTGCAGCAGAAGCTAAAGGAAGGGCGGAGAAGGCTGCTGCAGAAGCTAGGGAACGGGCTGCTGCAGAAGCAAAGGAGAAAGAAGCGCGGGAAAAATCTGCAGCGGCAAGGGCAGAAGCAGAAGCAAGGCGCCGAGCTGAACGAGCTGCTGTTGAAAGGGCTGCAGCTGAGGCTCGGGAGAGAGCTGCTGCAGAAGCTCGAGAAAGGGCAGCCTCAGCTGCAAAGATGAATCAACAAAAGAACGACAACGATTTGGAATCATTTTTCAGCATGGGTCGAGCAAGCAGTGCACCAAGAGCAAGATCAAGCTCAACC GATCCTTTCTTTGATCAACAATTTCCGGGCAAGGGTGAATCAGAAGCTGCAAGGAGGACACCATCATCAACTGGAGCCTCGTCTAACTTAAAGAAAGCTTCTTCCACGACCAACTTTGTTGATGACCTATCTTCTATTTTTGGAG CTCCGGCATCTGGAGAATTTCCGGAAGTTGAAGGAGAAAATGAAGAGAGAAGAAGAGCCAGAATGGAGCGCCATCAACGCACTCAAGAGAGAGCT GCCAAAGCATTGGCTGAAAAGAATCAACGGGACCTTCAAGCTCAGAGGGAACAAGAAGAAAGACAT AGGATTGCCGAGACATTAGATTTTGAAATCAAGCGCTGGGCAGCTGGCAAGGAAACAAATTTGCGTGCGCTGCTATCAACATTGCAATAT GTGCTTTGGCCTGAATGTGGCTGGCAGCCTGTGTCGTTGACAGACTTGATCACTGGTGCCTCCGTTAAAAAGGTTTATAGGAAAGCCACTCTTTGCATTCATCCTGACAAGGTTCAGCAAAAGGGTGCCACTCTCCAACAGAAATACATTGCTGAAAAGGTGTTTGACCTGTTGAAG gaagcatggaataaattcaaCTCAGAGGAGCTCTTCTAA
- the LOC130992106 gene encoding auxilin-related protein 2-like isoform X1: protein MDDLDVLARDFGLGARGKSNPMRSTAPDRRSIDDPFIGNVFGGQPKYASSSNFGSINNQGDFDYDSIFKSSAATEPLKNSNSNVSSMPVYDKPVYDDDIFDGLPGLKSKSPAPSVKFDDDVFVAMSSPSTGNSRNREYDDLLGNLGRKEKVAEENISSGAKSSSSSKGYDDFLAGFGSSNSSVRDRPVPESRWGSMPTSGSKNGLDDPFVVLESSSTPQSSSTVSKDPLEEFSNLSKSRSSRAEVSSGSRGAFDDLDSFSTFAKSASLSTGRDKREKDGSPSRSETPEPATAREPMDNSYFGYSESNNMNRVPVDEEPPLFDVPNVSTGFQKSSGQTSSPPQYYETVSEVDMTPTTGQGNRPDEVWLTVSEIPLFTQPTAAPPPSRPPPPIPRQASMSETGSFSSSSRKKGDEFLSSSNYNQHSQTRPSAKGPPVSQFDELEDFAKGRSHNSVDESANLHHSTETNDFSTADASAAAMKDAMDKAEAKFRHAKEVREREYAKAARNREPGPIENDEQDRQEEFKESQERLERERRQKEEEEREQRRLERERLRETEREKARQAVERATREARERAAAEARERATAEARLKSERAAVEKANAEARGRAERAAVQRAQAEARERAAAEAKGRAEKAAAEARERAAAEAKEKEAREKSAAARAEAEARRRAERAAVERAAAEARERAAAEARERAASAAKMNQQKNDNDLESFFSMGRASSAPRARSSSTDPFFDQQFPGKGESEAARRTPSSTGASSNLKKASSTTNFVDDLSSIFGAAPASGEFPEVEGENEERRRARMERHQRTQERAAKALAEKNQRDLQAQREQEERHRIAETLDFEIKRWAAGKETNLRALLSTLQYVLWPECGWQPVSLTDLITGASVKKVYRKATLCIHPDKVQQKGATLQQKYIAEKVFDLLKEAWNKFNSEELF from the exons ATGGACGATCTGGATGTGCTCGCCCGCGATTTTGGGCTGGGGGCTCGCGGGAAATCCAATCCGATGAGGTCTACTGCGCCGGATCGTCGATCAATAGACGATCCGTTTATCGGCAACGTATTCGGTGGTCAGCCAAAGTACGCGTCCAGCTCAAACTTCGGCAGCATTAACAATCAGGGAGATTTCGATTATGATTCAATTTTCAAATCATCTGCTGCGACTGAACCATTGAAAAATAGTAATAGCAATGTATCGTCGATGCCGGTGTATGATAAGCCGGTATACGACGACGATATATTTGATGGGCTGCCCGGGTTGAAGAGCAAATCCCCGGCTCCTTCCGTGAAGTTTGACGATGACGTGTTTGTGGCCATGTCGTCGCCTTCAACGGGCAATAGTCGAAATAGGGAATATGATGATTTGTTGGGGAATTTGGGGAGGAAGGAAAAAGTGGCGGAGGAAAACATTAGTAGTGGTGCTAAAAGCAGCTCAAGTTCGAAGGGCTATGATGATTTCTTAGCCGGGTTTGGGAGTAGCAATTCCTCTGTTAGAGACAG ACCAGTACCAGAGTCAAGGTGGGGTTCTATGCCAACTTCTGGCTCGAAAAATGGCCTAGATGATCCTTTTGTAGTTCTGGAGTCAAGTTCGACACCACAGTCATCATCCACAGTATCTAAAGATCCTCTGGAAGAATTTAGTAACCTTAGTAAATCTAGGAGCTCGAGGGCTGAAGTTTCATCTGGTAGTCGAGGAGCATTTGATGACTTAGATTCCTTCAGCACATTTGCAAAATCTGCATCACTTTCCACTGGAAGGGATAAAAGAGAGAAGGATGGGAGTCCTTCTCGATCTGAAACACCCGAACCTGCTACTGCCAGAGAACCGATGGACAATTCTTATTTTGGATATTCGGAGAGCAATAACATGAACAGGGTTCCTGTAGATGAGGAACCTCCCCTGTTTGACGTGCCAAATGTTTCTACAGGTTTTCAGAAATCTTCTGGGCAAACTTCTTCTCCTCCCCAATATTATGAAACTGTCTCAGAGGTCGATATGACTCCTACAACAGGACAAGGAAATAGGCCTGATGAAGTATGGCTGACTGTATCAGAGATTCCTCTTTTTACACAACCCACTGCAGCTCCACCACCATCACGACCTCCTCCACCCATACCTCGACAAGCTTCAATGTCAGAAACAGGTTCCTTTTCTTCCAGTTCTCGAAAGAAGGGTGATGAGTTTTTATCATCATCAAATTATAATCAACACTCCCAAACCAGGCCTTCAGCCAAGGGCCCTCCTGTTTCACAGTTTGATGAGCTTGAGGACTTTGCCAAGGGTAGGTCACATAACAGTGTTGATGAAAGTGCCAATCTTCATCACAGTACAGAGACCAATGATTTCTCTACAGCTGATGCATCTGCTGCTGCTATGAAGGATGCTATGGACAAAGCAGAGGCTAAATTCAGACATGCTAAGGAAGTCCGTGAAAGAGAATATGCAAAAGCTGCTAGAAATAGAGAACCTGGGCCAATTGAAAATGATGAACAAGACAGGCAGGAGGAATTTAAGGAAAGCCAGGAGAGATTAGAACGTGAGAGGAGACAgaaagaagaggaagaaaggGAGCAAAGGAGACTTGAAAGGGAGAGATTAAGAGAGACTGAGAGGGAGAAGGCTAGACAAGCTGTAGAAAGAGCTACAAGGGAAGCTCGTGAAAGAGCAGCTGCTGAGGCACGTGAAAGAGCGACTGCTGAAGCTCGATTAAAATCTGAAAGGGCTGCTGTTGAGAAGGCAAATGCTGAAGCCCGAGGACGTGCGGAAAGAGCAGCAGTTCAGAGGGCACAAGCTGAAGCCCGCGAAAGAGCTGCAGCAGAAGCTAAAGGAAGGGCGGAGAAGGCTGCTGCAGAAGCTAGGGAACGGGCTGCTGCAGAAGCAAAGGAGAAAGAAGCGCGGGAAAAATCTGCAGCGGCAAGGGCAGAAGCAGAAGCAAGGCGCCGAGCTGAACGAGCTGCTGTTGAAAGGGCTGCAGCTGAGGCTCGGGAGAGAGCTGCTGCAGAAGCTCGAGAAAGGGCAGCCTCAGCTGCAAAGATGAATCAACAAAAGAACGACAACGATTTGGAATCATTTTTCAGCATGGGTCGAGCAAGCAGTGCACCAAGAGCAAGATCAAGCTCAACC GATCCTTTCTTTGATCAACAATTTCCGGGCAAGGGTGAATCAGAAGCTGCAAGGAGGACACCATCATCAACTGGAGCCTCGTCTAACTTAAAGAAAGCTTCTTCCACGACCAACTTTGTTGATGACCTATCTTCTATTTTTGGAG CAGCTCCGGCATCTGGAGAATTTCCGGAAGTTGAAGGAGAAAATGAAGAGAGAAGAAGAGCCAGAATGGAGCGCCATCAACGCACTCAAGAGAGAGCT GCCAAAGCATTGGCTGAAAAGAATCAACGGGACCTTCAAGCTCAGAGGGAACAAGAAGAAAGACAT AGGATTGCCGAGACATTAGATTTTGAAATCAAGCGCTGGGCAGCTGGCAAGGAAACAAATTTGCGTGCGCTGCTATCAACATTGCAATAT GTGCTTTGGCCTGAATGTGGCTGGCAGCCTGTGTCGTTGACAGACTTGATCACTGGTGCCTCCGTTAAAAAGGTTTATAGGAAAGCCACTCTTTGCATTCATCCTGACAAGGTTCAGCAAAAGGGTGCCACTCTCCAACAGAAATACATTGCTGAAAAGGTGTTTGACCTGTTGAAG gaagcatggaataaattcaaCTCAGAGGAGCTCTTCTAA